A segment of the Chloroflexota bacterium genome:
GCCGCCTCTTGCGGACGGCGTGCGCTGCGGATATCCCGACATTGCAACCTCTGGCGGCCGGGAGCTCGTCGGCGTCCTGCATCCCACGGCCGACGCCACGGGCTGCGTCGATATCCGCTGGCTGCGCCTCGAAGACCGAACCTAACGCGGCCTACCCGGGCGTCTGGTAGCTCAGGTCCCAGTCGCCCAGGAGATTGAGCTTGTGGGTCGGCGTGACCAGCTCCGCCTCACCAGCCGCCCGCCAGGCGGCAATCTCCTCGCGATGCCCCAGGCGCCGCAGCGACGACCACATGTCCTGGTAGTTTGCGCGGCCCGCGGGACCGGCGCAGTCCCAGAAGAACAGGTGCGGCACGCCCGCCCCATACAGACCATCGGCGCGGCGTCGAAACTCCTCAGGCGACAAATGGCGCGGCATGATGTTCGGTGCAACCGTGCAGGGCGTGCCCTCGGTCAGGTCCAGCAGCCACGCGGCATCATTCGGGTCCGTCCACGCCTGCAGCGAGCTGTCCATACCCAACTCCGACGAGTAGGGAATCAGCGTGTCGACCAGGCCCTCGGCCACCCAGGCGCGCAGGTCCATTGCGATCTGCAGATTCTCCTGCTCGGTGGCGCCAACCACGGCAGAAACCTGGATTCGGCTCGACCGGCCCTGTTTCGCCGCCTCCTCATCCATCGCCTCCCGGACCTCGCGCATGAACTGGGTCAGCGTTTGCGCCCGGTAACGCAGCCAGGTGGGATCGTCCGGCGGCATCAGTCGTGGGAAGCCCCCATGCGTTCGGGTAAATCCCTCGACGATCGGGCGCTCATACTCAACCAGCGGCGGCCGGCGGTTGTACAGCAGGCAAACGCCGTCGATGGGGTGCTGCGCCACCTCCCGCAACAGCTCCACGGCGTGGGCGCGAACCTCGGGGAAGCTGTAGGCCATGCGCGGCGTGCGTACGCCGTTCCGGTCCTCGCCCCGCCACTCGGGATGACGCTTGTAGATGCCGTCGCCGTGGTCGAAGTGGTCATGCGGCGGCGGAAAGTGGAATCCGGCCACCCGCCAGCTGGCATGGAACTCCATGCCGATCTCATGGCAGTAGTCCAGGGCAACGCGAAACGGGTCAATTCCCTGCGCGGCAAAGGCCCGCCAGCTCTCCGCGTGTAGGCGGTCGCCCACGCGGTCGAAGTCGTCGAGCCCGTCGAACGTGCTGCGGCGTCCGACGTTGGTGAGGTTGTACATCAGGTCGCCCTGGCCGCATTCCCAATACATGCGCGAGAAGTCGGTATCGCGGTAGGGCTCCAGCTCGCGTCGAACCTCATCCGCCGTCGTCATGCGCCACAACCAGTGGGGTCCGTGCGCGTCCTGGTGCGCAAAGAGCGTTCGGTTCCGAGCGTCCGCCCGATCGGCGCGCGTCGCTTCGACCTCGGCCTCGGTGAGCGGAACGAGCTTGATATAGGCGACCCGCGCGTGCCGGCAACGCACCGCGCCGATGCCGTCGCCCGGCGCCTCCTGCCAGGCAACCTGGCCGATGTGGAGGTCCTGATCGGTGAGATTCGCGACCTTCCAGAACATCTCAACGAGCGCCCGATCGTGTACGCCGGCTAATGCGGCGTCGGCGGAGTTGAGCATCGTCTCGACCGCGTCATCGCTGAGCCGCACCAGCACCGCGTGGCCGTCGCTCTCGCCGGGACGGGACGGCATGACGCCGATGGACACCGCGTGCCAGCCCTGCGCGTCCAGCGGATAGCGCACCGCCGGAGCGGCCGTGTTCGGCCCGGCCATCAGCATCGTGCCTGAGAGATCGTCGGTCGCGTAGGCCATCGCGCGCCAGCGGCGATGCTGTGGGTCTGTCCCCAGCGCCTCCGCGGGCTCACACCGGTCCAGATCGGTGCGAAAGATCGCCGGGTTGGTGAAACCCCGATCGGCAAAGTTGTCAACGGTTGTCTGCGCCACTGGTTCCTCGCCTCTTCCGGCCGTGTTGGTCCGAGGACACGCCGCCGTGGCCGGCAATGTACAGAACTAGCCGCCAAGCCCGCATGGCCTCGGGGGCTAGGGTGCCGCTCCGCTCACGCGGCCCGGATGCCGGCTGCGGTGGCAACAACTGGAATTGGGTCGGAAATGCACCGCGCGCCGTCGACGGCGGCCGTGCCAAGCATGACCCATTGCCCCCGCCATCGGATGAAGCGGCTGGCGTAGGGCTGCACCGGCGCGTCCGGTGGCAGCACCTCGCCCGTGCCATGGATGCGAAACGGTCCCAGCGGCGACTCGCCGACCATCGAGAAGTCGGCGCTCCGAAAGGGATGCCCGGGATGTCGACGCCTGAACCATGGGACGATGCGGTCGGGCGACGTGCAAAACAATAGGTAGTACCGCCCGTCGATGCGGTACACCTGCGGAACCTCGATCTCGGTGGCGATGGGGTCCACGTCCAAAGGCGGCTCCACCTGCCACGTGCGCATATTCCGGCTGGTCGCCAACCCGATCGTGCCCCGGCGGTTTCGGTCCGGGTGCTTGCTCCGGGCGCACACGAGCTGATACAGGCGGCCTTCGACTGGGAAGATAAACGGATCACGCCATTGACCGTACGCCCGGTGAACGGGGCCGAGGCGCTCGTAGAGCCCGGGATCTCGCTCATTGACCGGATTGCTCTCGCATTTGGCCCAGCTATACAAGTCGTCCGACACGGCCAGCCCCACGCGATGCACTTTGCGCGTGGGCGGGTTTTCGCCCCGGCGCAAGGCGCTATAGGCCATCCAGTAGCGCCCCTTCCAGGCCAGAACGGAGCCGGTGGAGAGAGTTTGACTGTCCCAAGACTCGCCGGGGCCGCGCTCCAGGGCGAAACCGAGGAAATCCCAGTGCACCAGGTCGCGGCTGACCGCGTGGCCGATATCCCAGTTCCAGGAAGGGCGCGGCTCCGGCGAGGTACAGAAAAAGCAGTGCGCCACTCCGTCGCCAACGACGAACCAGGAGTCGCCAATGGTGAAGCCGGGCAGGCTAAACATGCCGCCCGTTTAACACCGACCATCCCGACACCCGCGCCTCACCTATCCGCGGCACCGCTCCACAGATAGAAGCCGGTGTTCCCAACCACCCAGGTGAAGACCACGTCCACCCACGGGAAATGGCTGATGTGGGACTGTGCCGCCAGCCCGGTCTCGTTCTCCGGCCAGAAGGTCCACAGCCAGCCCCAGTAGAACAGGATGACCAGGGCGATCGAGCCGTAGAGCACCGCGGTGGCGGACAGGTACTCGCGAGTGACCGGGTCAGTGCCGCTGCCGGCCACGGCCCGCCTTCGCACCACGCTCACCGCCAGCGCAATCGGCACCGCCACCGCCATGAACCAGTTGACGACCTGCCACACCGGATAGGTCGGGCCGCCGTCGTGGTAGACCGGCGTGAGGATGAGGTTCAGCCCGACGACAAACGCGATCGCCACGAGCGCAACCGCCACCAGCCGCTTCACCATGTCCATGAAAACGCTTCCTTCCTGGCGGCTCCTGCGCCTGCCAAGAGCCCACCGCCTGCTCCGCACCGCGCGGCGCAATTTTAGGTCCAGTGCTCGCTCGGCCGCGCCCTCGCACGCGTTCGGCGCGACGACCTAGGTCGACGAGAGGCTCCGCAGATACGCCTGACGCTTCGCGAGCGCATCGAACGCCGTCGTGCCGGGGGTGTCTTTGTCCGACGCCAGCATCGCTGTCGGGTCGCCGCGAATGAGCTCCCGCGCCACCCGGATGATCTCTGCCGCCGGCATCGCCAGGCACCGCGCACCGCCGATTCGAGTTGCCCGCTGGATGCCCCGCAGGTGCGGCTCGATTGCGGGAAAGCCTGACGACGAACCGCCAACGTTGCGCACTGCTGTCCAGCCGCGCGGATCGTCGGCGACGCGCGCGAAGCTCGTGAAGCCGCCACGGTGCTCGAAGTTCTCCGCTACGTGAATCGTCGTGTTTGATTCATGCCCCACGCCGAGCAGAAGGATCCACGCGCCCTGCTCCGCCGCGGTCTCGAGGACGGCGAGCGGGTGGTCGGCGGTGCCGTGGGCCAGGATCGCTGGTGCGCGGGGCCCAACACCGGAAAAACTGCAAATTGGCGCTGGGCTCCGAATTGCGTCTGGCTCGGCAGCCAGCGCCGCCGCGATGGCGCCCATGCTGCGATTGATCGGGCTATCCGCGCGCTGAACCGGCGTGCCGCGCACGGCCTCGTGGAACTCCTCCCACGTCGCGGACGGAGTGTGTGCGTTGAACGGGATGTGGGGCTCCGGCGGCGACGGCAACCGGGCCACGTAGGTGAATGCGGGCGCGATGACCGTGGGAACCACCGAGCGCACCGCGGCAACCACCGTATCGGCGCCACCCGCCACCCAGCCAAACGCGCTCAGCGACGAGTGGACCACGGCAGTCTCGACGCCGGCCAGTCCCAACGCGCGCAGGCCATCGACGATGTCGTCGAGGATCACGACCGGCCGGGAGTCGTCGACGGCGTCTGGCTCGTCCCTCACAGTGGTGCGCGCCGGTTGGAGGCAGGATTCGATCGTTGCAGCCTGCCGACGCGCTGTCTATTGGCGTCGTCGTACGGACGCCAGCGCGAGCCCCTGCCGGATGTGGGTGTAGCCTCGCTGGGCAGCCCGACCTATCCGTCTCCACCCAAGTGCAATGACGCCCGTCACCATTCGACGCGATCCGGAGCCGTCGCTGGACGACTAAGGCACAGTCCCGATTTCCTTCACCACGACCTCCATCCTGCGGATCGAGTGGCGGAAGAGCGGCCTCGAAGGCATCCGAATCACCGAAGTTCCCATCGATCCACCGCTGGCCAGGGACTTCGACGAAGGGGAGCCGGTGTCGCGCTGGCAGCAGTTCGGCGATATTTCCCACTGGGGATTCTTCGCCGCCCATGACGCCGGGCGGCGGGTTGGCGGCGCCGTGGTGGCGCACCGCTCGCCGGCGGTGCGCATGCTTGAGGGACGGACGGACCTTGCCGTCTTGTGGGATATCCGCGTCGCCCCGTCACATCGAAGGCACGGCGTCGGGAGCCGGCTGCTCCAGGCCGCGGCGCGCTTTGCCTGGGACCAGGGCTGCACCGTGCTGAAAGTGGAGTCGCAGAGCACCAACCCCGCCGCGTGCCGCTTCTACGCCAAGCACGGATTCAAGCTGGGCGGCGTCCGGCAAGGGGCGTACGCCGATTTGCCGGACGAGATTCAGCTGCTTTGGTACTTGCCGGCGCCGAACCGTCCCGGCTAACCGGGCCATCGCCCGGCCTCGCCAGCCACAGCGACGCACGACCAACCGTTCAGAAGTAAGCGACCGAATCTCGGCAGACGCGGGCCTCTTCGAGGCGCGCCACCACAGAGTCCAATCATTATGTCAACCACAACGTGCCTCAACCTGCCGCGTCGCCATAATTAGGAGCCGAAGAAAACGCCCGAACGTGTATAAAAACCCCTGCGCGGCTCGAGTCTTGAACGGAGCCGGCCGAGCCGCTCGTCGGGCGCCGAGAGAATCGTGGC
Coding sequences within it:
- a CDS encoding family 10 glycosylhydrolase, with translation MAQTTVDNFADRGFTNPAIFRTDLDRCEPAEALGTDPQHRRWRAMAYATDDLSGTMLMAGPNTAAPAVRYPLDAQGWHAVSIGVMPSRPGESDGHAVLVRLSDDAVETMLNSADAALAGVHDRALVEMFWKVANLTDQDLHIGQVAWQEAPGDGIGAVRCRHARVAYIKLVPLTEAEVEATRADRADARNRTLFAHQDAHGPHWLWRMTTADEVRRELEPYRDTDFSRMYWECGQGDLMYNLTNVGRRSTFDGLDDFDRVGDRLHAESWRAFAAQGIDPFRVALDYCHEIGMEFHASWRVAGFHFPPPHDHFDHGDGIYKRHPEWRGEDRNGVRTPRMAYSFPEVRAHAVELLREVAQHPIDGVCLLYNRRPPLVEYERPIVEGFTRTHGGFPRLMPPDDPTWLRYRAQTLTQFMREVREAMDEEAAKQGRSSRIQVSAVVGATEQENLQIAMDLRAWVAEGLVDTLIPYSSELGMDSSLQAWTDPNDAAWLLDLTEGTPCTVAPNIMPRHLSPEEFRRRADGLYGAGVPHLFFWDCAGPAGRANYQDMWSSLRRLGHREEIAAWRAAGEAELVTPTHKLNLLGDWDLSYQTPG
- a CDS encoding family 43 glycosylhydrolase, whose translation is MFSLPGFTIGDSWFVVGDGVAHCFFCTSPEPRPSWNWDIGHAVSRDLVHWDFLGFALERGPGESWDSQTLSTGSVLAWKGRYWMAYSALRRGENPPTRKVHRVGLAVSDDLYSWAKCESNPVNERDPGLYERLGPVHRAYGQWRDPFIFPVEGRLYQLVCARSKHPDRNRRGTIGLATSRNMRTWQVEPPLDVDPIATEIEVPQVYRIDGRYYLLFCTSPDRIVPWFRRRHPGHPFRSADFSMVGESPLGPFRIHGTGEVLPPDAPVQPYASRFIRWRGQWVMLGTAAVDGARCISDPIPVVATAAGIRAA
- a CDS encoding AAC(3) family N-acetyltransferase yields the protein MRDEPDAVDDSRPVVILDDIVDGLRALGLAGVETAVVHSSLSAFGWVAGGADTVVAAVRSVVPTVIAPAFTYVARLPSPPEPHIPFNAHTPSATWEEFHEAVRGTPVQRADSPINRSMGAIAAALAAEPDAIRSPAPICSFSGVGPRAPAILAHGTADHPLAVLETAAEQGAWILLLGVGHESNTTIHVAENFEHRGGFTSFARVADDPRGWTAVRNVGGSSSGFPAIEPHLRGIQRATRIGGARCLAMPAAEIIRVARELIRGDPTAMLASDKDTPGTTAFDALAKRQAYLRSLSST
- a CDS encoding GNAT family N-acetyltransferase translates to MARDFDEGEPVSRWQQFGDISHWGFFAAHDAGRRVGGAVVAHRSPAVRMLEGRTDLAVLWDIRVAPSHRRHGVGSRLLQAAARFAWDQGCTVLKVESQSTNPAACRFYAKHGFKLGGVRQGAYADLPDEIQLLWYLPAPNRPG